The following are encoded together in the Phragmitibacter flavus genome:
- a CDS encoding thioredoxin family protein, with protein MRTLLYSAGILLLSLSSVFATKPGWDDDYEKSLAKAKEEKKMVLLDFTGSDWCGWCIKLDKEVFGKQEFKKMAREHLVLVELDYPQGRRLVRRTADQNAELKKKYEVTGYPTVILLDSEGKIVNRWGGYSETFLEELKGKLPGSASGASEEKR; from the coding sequence ATGAGAACGCTGCTTTACTCCGCGGGCATTTTGCTGCTGTCATTGAGTTCGGTTTTCGCCACGAAACCGGGATGGGACGATGATTATGAGAAGAGCCTCGCAAAGGCGAAGGAGGAAAAGAAGATGGTGTTGCTGGATTTTACGGGGTCGGACTGGTGTGGGTGGTGCATCAAGCTGGACAAGGAAGTTTTTGGGAAGCAGGAGTTTAAGAAGATGGCGCGGGAGCACCTGGTGCTGGTGGAACTGGATTATCCGCAGGGGAGACGGCTGGTGCGGCGGACGGCGGATCAGAATGCGGAGCTGAAGAAGAAGTATGAAGTGACGGGGTATCCGACGGTGATTTTGTTGGATTCAGAAGGGAAGATCGTGAACCGCTGGGGCGGGTATTCGGAGACGTTTTTGGAGGAGTTGAAAGGCAAATTGCCTGGGAGTGCTTCGGGGGCTTCTGAGGAGAAGAGGTAA
- a CDS encoding ribokinase — MSPPKPHITVVGSLNIDWIARVPKLPKPGQTIASTSLIQRFGGKGANQAIAASRQGAQISMIGCIGDDPSGIAYLNHLGNHHIHHEAILTLSKKFTGSAMIAVDDSAENQIIVNAGANAHLKPQHLRQHETLIAQSRALLLQWEVPQPAIVESLRLAEKHRVPVIMNPSPWHDQFPWGKHPIHTLVVNQHEAAALFGPKTLKQISSLQKALATHRINRLIITRGANSTLGITPEAHIEMPAFPVDPLDTVGAGDTFAGTYATCFAQRLDFPICLQHANTAAALATLKPGAQEAIPTHAQVTKALSQRK; from the coding sequence ATGAGCCCACCCAAGCCCCACATCACCGTCGTCGGCTCCCTCAACATCGACTGGATCGCCCGCGTCCCCAAGCTCCCCAAACCCGGTCAAACCATTGCCTCGACCAGCCTCATCCAACGTTTCGGTGGCAAGGGTGCCAACCAAGCCATCGCCGCCTCCCGCCAAGGTGCGCAGATCTCCATGATCGGCTGCATCGGTGACGACCCCTCCGGAATCGCCTACCTCAACCATCTCGGAAATCATCACATCCACCACGAGGCCATCCTCACCCTCTCCAAAAAGTTCACCGGCAGCGCGATGATCGCTGTCGACGACTCCGCCGAAAACCAAATCATCGTTAACGCCGGAGCCAACGCCCATCTCAAACCCCAGCACCTCCGCCAGCATGAAACCCTCATCGCCCAATCCCGCGCCCTTCTTCTGCAATGGGAAGTCCCTCAACCCGCCATCGTTGAATCCCTGCGCCTCGCCGAAAAACATCGTGTGCCCGTCATCATGAACCCTTCACCCTGGCATGATCAATTCCCCTGGGGCAAACACCCCATCCACACCCTCGTCGTCAACCAGCACGAAGCCGCCGCCCTGTTCGGTCCCAAAACCCTCAAACAAATCTCCTCTCTCCAAAAAGCCCTCGCCACCCATCGCATCAACCGCCTCATCATCACACGAGGAGCCAACTCAACTCTCGGCATCACCCCCGAAGCCCACATCGAAATGCCCGCATTCCCGGTTGACCCCCTCGACACCGTGGGCGCAGGCGACACTTTCGCCGGCACCTACGCCACCTGTTTCGCCCAAAGACTCGACTTCCCCATCTGCCTTCAACACGCCAACACCGCCGCTGCCCTCGCCACCTTGAAACCCGGTGCCCAGGAAGCCATCCCCACCCACGCACAAGTCACCAAGGCACTGAGTCAGCGAAAGTAG
- a CDS encoding FMN-binding protein has translation MLHSAAHSILLRAWRAGVLVAIAWLIHQQHDWLSAQRDATLTPDRIRDFFPEADSLGPRDPQSGIQKVLNTYGDTLGLVTQTSPVSDNIIGYSGPTNSLIALDPQARVIGIRILHSDDTSDHLATVLKNRPFFNTFKNLKLGDLQPPEKIDLVSGATLTSDAIAQGILKRLGGNAPSLRFPEPLTLAEIQKLKPDAAQLQPLEKHPDIFQVLDAQQNILAQVTRTAPQSDAIVGYKGPSDTLIVLDPTGTKIESFHLRKSFDNAEYVAYATGDKFFAKTFTGMTLDQLATLDFNAAGIAGATGATQTSWAMSEGMKRRAAALIEPPPSASLQIQLPTLKPADYGLLAVIAFSVLMTFTSLRGKRWARALHQIALIGYAGLYSGAMISQGLLTGWSRHGVPWQSAPVLLLLTALALALPLFTRRQFYCHHYCPHGALQQWLSKRLKNKNHLRIPAPLNRLLETIPLLLLTFILVIVMLGLNIDINKLEAFDAWLVTVAGWGILLTAIAGLIFSLFTPMAYCRYGCPTGALLKFVRYAGASDHFGKKDAVALALLLLAALLHWQLAWT, from the coding sequence ATGCTTCACTCCGCCGCCCACTCCATCCTCCTCCGCGCCTGGCGCGCCGGAGTGCTCGTGGCCATTGCGTGGCTCATCCACCAACAACACGACTGGCTCAGCGCCCAGCGCGATGCCACCCTCACCCCGGACCGCATCCGCGACTTCTTCCCTGAAGCCGATTCCCTCGGCCCGCGCGACCCCCAGTCCGGCATCCAAAAAGTCCTCAACACCTACGGCGACACCCTCGGCCTCGTCACCCAAACCTCGCCCGTCTCCGACAACATCATCGGTTACTCCGGTCCCACCAACTCCCTGATCGCTCTTGATCCCCAGGCCCGCGTCATCGGCATCCGCATCCTCCACAGCGACGACACCAGCGACCATCTCGCCACCGTCCTCAAAAATCGCCCCTTCTTCAACACCTTTAAAAACCTCAAACTCGGCGACCTCCAACCCCCCGAAAAAATCGACCTCGTCAGCGGCGCCACCCTCACCAGCGACGCCATCGCCCAAGGCATCCTCAAACGCCTCGGCGGCAACGCCCCCTCCCTGCGCTTCCCCGAACCCCTCACCCTCGCCGAGATCCAAAAACTCAAACCCGACGCCGCCCAACTCCAACCCCTCGAAAAACATCCCGACATCTTCCAAGTCCTCGACGCCCAACAAAACATCCTCGCCCAAGTCACCCGCACCGCCCCTCAAAGCGATGCCATCGTCGGTTACAAAGGCCCCAGCGACACCCTCATTGTCCTCGATCCCACCGGCACCAAAATCGAAAGCTTCCACCTGCGCAAAAGTTTCGATAACGCCGAATACGTGGCCTATGCCACCGGCGACAAATTCTTCGCCAAGACCTTCACCGGCATGACCCTCGACCAGCTTGCCACTCTCGACTTCAACGCCGCTGGCATCGCCGGAGCCACCGGAGCCACCCAAACCAGCTGGGCCATGTCCGAAGGGATGAAACGCCGCGCCGCCGCCCTCATCGAGCCCCCTCCAAGCGCTTCCCTCCAAATCCAACTCCCCACCCTTAAACCCGCCGACTACGGCCTCCTCGCCGTCATCGCTTTTTCCGTGTTGATGACCTTCACCTCCCTGCGCGGCAAACGCTGGGCCCGAGCGCTGCATCAAATCGCCCTCATTGGTTACGCTGGCCTCTACTCCGGTGCCATGATCTCCCAAGGTCTTCTCACCGGCTGGTCGCGACACGGTGTCCCTTGGCAATCCGCCCCCGTCCTGCTCCTCCTCACCGCCCTTGCTCTTGCCCTTCCCCTGTTTACCCGACGCCAATTCTATTGCCATCACTACTGCCCCCATGGAGCCCTCCAGCAATGGCTCTCAAAACGCCTCAAAAACAAAAACCATCTCCGCATCCCCGCCCCGCTCAACCGGCTGCTCGAAACCATCCCCCTGCTGCTGCTCACTTTCATCCTGGTGATCGTCATGCTCGGCCTCAACATTGACATCAACAAACTCGAAGCCTTCGACGCCTGGCTCGTCACCGTCGCCGGTTGGGGCATCCTCCTCACCGCCATTGCCGGACTGATCTTCTCCCTTTTCACCCCCATGGCTTATTGCCGCTACGGCTGCCCCACCGGAGCCCTGTTAAAATTCGTCCGCTACGCCGGAGCCAGCGATCACTTCGGCAAAAAAGATGCCGTCGCCCTCGCCCTCCTGCTCCTCGCCGCCCTCCTCCACTGGCAACTCGCATGGACCTAA
- a CDS encoding FAD:protein FMN transferase: MDLTNQRDTGFQPVGETGILPVIPNVSTPPTRSITGYKPASLLLLLLTLVLTTCQPATQLHTLGGPTMGTTWTLKIFTDHPANVQDLIQSRLDELESIFSTWRTDSAITNFNQSPSTDWIPVPQELADLAQQSQHFSQITDGAYDITIPPLLTLWGFGPDKKPRQIPSATDIIAAKAHVDWQKLHIQTTPPALRKSDPALRIDLSSLVEGYALDHLATRLQQTGHQHFLLEIGGEIIASGLSAKNTPWTVGIQTPGPDRTAIASTTPLQNEAIATAGVYQQYWEQNGQRHSHLINARTGRPITHPLSSVTVKAKSALQADAWATILLILGPQKGPALASKHSISALFLEQTIPPSPQFLDSQPSLKQ, from the coding sequence ATGGACCTAACTAATCAACGTGACACAGGCTTTCAGCCTGTGGGTGAGACAGGCATTCTGCCTGTCATCCCGAACGTCTCCACGCCCCCAACCCGTTCCATCACAGGCTACAAGCCCGCGTCACTTCTCCTACTCCTACTCACCCTCGTCCTCACCACCTGCCAGCCAGCCACCCAGCTCCACACCCTCGGCGGCCCAACCATGGGCACCACCTGGACCCTCAAAATTTTCACCGACCACCCCGCCAACGTTCAGGACCTCATCCAATCTCGCCTCGACGAACTCGAATCCATCTTCAGCACCTGGCGCACCGATTCCGCCATCACCAACTTCAACCAATCTCCCAGCACCGACTGGATCCCCGTCCCTCAGGAACTCGCCGACCTCGCCCAGCAATCCCAGCACTTCTCCCAAATCACTGACGGCGCCTACGACATCACCATTCCCCCCCTTCTGACTCTGTGGGGATTCGGACCTGACAAAAAACCCCGCCAGATCCCCTCCGCAACCGACATCATCGCCGCCAAAGCCCACGTCGACTGGCAAAAACTCCACATCCAGACCACCCCACCCGCCCTGCGTAAATCCGATCCCGCCCTCCGCATCGACCTCTCCTCACTCGTTGAAGGTTACGCCCTCGACCACCTAGCCACCCGGCTCCAACAAACCGGCCATCAACATTTTCTCCTCGAAATCGGCGGCGAAATCATCGCCTCGGGTCTCAGTGCCAAAAACACCCCTTGGACCGTCGGCATCCAAACCCCCGGCCCCGACCGCACCGCCATCGCCAGCACCACCCCCCTTCAGAACGAAGCCATCGCCACCGCCGGCGTCTACCAGCAATACTGGGAACAAAACGGCCAGCGCCACTCTCACCTCATCAACGCCCGCACCGGTCGCCCCATCACCCACCCGCTCAGCTCCGTCACCGTCAAAGCCAAATCCGCCCTGCAAGCCGATGCCTGGGCCACCATCCTGCTCATCCTCGGCCCACAAAAAGGCCCCGCGTTGGCCAGCAAACACTCCATTTCTGCGCTTTTCCTTGAACAAACCATCCCCCCATCCCCACAATTTCTTGATTCACAACCATCATTGAAGCAATAA